In Microcoleus sp. FACHB-831, the following proteins share a genomic window:
- a CDS encoding poly(A) polymerase: protein MSNQKMATSREVYNRILWDARLDRHAFTIGYLERTSEVKLRSKPLAEWEANGDIPWHRIRYISCGETIVWDRDRHLDLVSIGQLPAAAWTAQLGEQDLPLIATPFSPKPIYRYGSQGWQPSDELPESVPSSALTIVSFNVLCDTYEQERIQTEKRIPAIASHLRNCDADIIALQEVTRSLLDNLLELDWVRGYFISEPPEASTLERYGLLILSRLPFTLVEHRYSAHKQVLVGTWQINERSLHVAVVHLTSNRGHNAMEKRAVQLNLLLDYLKTQPGDCAIAGDFNTRGDEQQDLLTKSGFVDVWKELHPLEEGYTFDPHRNTLAAIMTISNEAARFDRILLRAADGRWLPRSMEIFACEPIPEAEGTLYASDHFGVRAVLECSMQTTASLRAVRPVYQSAVVVIPPAEVWSAIQAIRRRYDRQIDRWMPHITLIYGFVPEEYFEEAAQAIARSLAVVEPFEITLSGFDTFEHRSSSTAWLRPVTQPERALHQLQAVLQQLFPQCDEQSKKSPAGFTPHLSVGQFKSVQEAIAQLPSWHPISFPVESVALISRRGDEPFEVRYLVPLGKEIKDTALIAGTGESFTQNPKLNSLIQLVSNLEPELSQAQREHRETILSLVAQAIAECLGYQPSLHLVGSARLGVQSPQSDLDVVCLIPTYMSGEQFLLSVRERLSGLCDRSQVVKDARMPALRMQIEGVSVDLLYACTPNDFQLENPKSKIQNRVNDFDPLSWKALVGCLEADAIADTVIPRIPLDSFRVLLRATRAWAKARQIHGNAWGFVGNFSIALLTAWSCANYPQNVEDAGIERLLQHFFQALAEHDWSYPIALTEAGRHYNVRLPRDWMPIVTSIEPCQNSARNVSRSTAEILRREFVRGAEIVERALAGEIGWEMLFESADLKAQSSLFLVLSATIEDSDRSLSACGWLEGRIIGLAINLEQQIDVCVRPWPGIRKDQNKISAILGLELPKDCDRVSWLEANGAVIQLLAQNFVSQFNNSFADSNSIALVSLLCDRQDFGQLYPNL, encoded by the coding sequence ATGTCTAATCAAAAAATGGCCACCAGCCGCGAGGTTTACAACCGCATCCTATGGGATGCACGGTTAGATCGCCACGCCTTTACAATCGGCTATTTAGAACGCACATCTGAAGTAAAACTCCGCTCTAAACCGCTAGCGGAATGGGAAGCTAATGGCGACATACCCTGGCATCGCATCCGCTACATAAGCTGTGGAGAGACAATAGTTTGGGATCGCGATCGCCACTTGGATCTCGTCTCTATAGGACAGCTACCCGCCGCTGCATGGACGGCGCAATTAGGGGAGCAAGATCTTCCGCTTATAGCAACGCCATTTTCACCAAAACCAATATACCGATATGGTTCCCAAGGTTGGCAACCGAGCGACGAGCTACCTGAGTCTGTTCCATCGAGTGCTTTGACCATCGTTAGTTTTAACGTGCTGTGCGATACATACGAGCAGGAACGCATCCAGACAGAAAAGCGGATTCCAGCGATCGCCAGCCATCTACGCAACTGCGATGCGGATATCATAGCGCTACAGGAAGTGACGCGATCGCTGCTAGATAACCTTTTAGAACTCGATTGGGTGCGCGGCTACTTCATCTCGGAACCGCCAGAAGCCTCAACGCTGGAACGCTATGGCCTTTTGATCCTGTCGCGGCTGCCGTTTACCCTAGTCGAGCATCGGTACTCGGCGCACAAGCAGGTATTAGTGGGAACGTGGCAGATAAACGAGCGATCGCTGCATGTAGCTGTAGTACATTTAACAAGCAATCGCGGCCACAACGCAATGGAAAAACGGGCGGTTCAACTAAACTTGTTGCTCGATTACCTAAAAACGCAGCCGGGAGATTGCGCGATCGCCGGAGACTTCAACACCAGAGGCGACGAACAACAAGATCTGTTAACTAAAAGCGGCTTTGTTGATGTCTGGAAAGAATTGCATCCTCTTGAAGAAGGTTATACTTTTGACCCTCACCGCAACACGCTAGCAGCAATAATGACCATAAGTAACGAGGCGGCGCGGTTCGATCGCATCCTGCTACGCGCCGCAGATGGGCGCTGGCTACCGCGTTCTATGGAAATATTCGCCTGCGAACCCATACCGGAGGCTGAAGGAACCCTCTATGCCTCGGATCATTTTGGCGTGCGTGCGGTTCTAGAATGCTCTATGCAGACAACCGCCTCTTTGCGTGCGGTGCGCCCTGTATATCAGAGCGCTGTCGTAGTAATTCCACCTGCTGAAGTTTGGTCAGCAATTCAGGCAATTCGCCGCCGTTACGATCGCCAGATCGACCGTTGGATGCCTCACATCACATTGATTTATGGCTTTGTTCCAGAGGAGTATTTTGAGGAAGCAGCGCAAGCGATCGCGCGATCGCTTGCTGTTGTTGAGCCTTTTGAGATAACCCTTTCAGGCTTCGACACCTTCGAGCATCGCTCTAGCAGCACCGCTTGGTTGCGACCTGTTACCCAGCCAGAACGAGCCTTACATCAGTTGCAAGCAGTCTTACAGCAGCTATTTCCGCAGTGCGACGAGCAAAGCAAGAAATCGCCTGCGGGTTTTACGCCGCATCTGAGCGTGGGACAGTTCAAGAGCGTACAAGAAGCGATCGCGCAGCTTCCTTCCTGGCATCCAATAAGCTTTCCTGTAGAATCTGTTGCTCTAATTAGTCGTCGCGGCGATGAACCTTTCGAGGTTAGATATCTCGTACCCTTGGGGAAGGAAATTAAAGACACCGCCCTCATTGCTGGAACAGGCGAATCTTTTACGCAAAATCCAAAATTGAATAGCCTGATACAGCTAGTTAGCAACCTTGAGCCAGAATTAAGCCAAGCACAGCGAGAACATCGCGAAACAATTCTGTCTCTCGTGGCGCAAGCAATAGCGGAGTGTTTGGGTTATCAGCCATCGCTGCATCTCGTGGGTTCGGCGCGTCTGGGCGTGCAAAGTCCGCAAAGCGATTTGGATGTTGTTTGTCTGATTCCTACTTATATGTCGGGCGAGCAGTTTTTATTAAGCGTGCGGGAGAGATTGTCAGGGTTGTGCGATCGCTCGCAGGTGGTTAAAGATGCAAGGATGCCAGCGTTGAGGATGCAGATAGAAGGCGTGTCTGTCGATTTGCTTTATGCTTGCACTCCTAACGATTTCCAACTGGAAAATCCAAAATCTAAGATCCAAAATCGTGTAAATGATTTCGATCCGCTTAGTTGGAAAGCACTTGTGGGTTGTTTGGAAGCTGACGCGATCGCTGATACTGTAATTCCTCGCATCCCGTTAGATTCTTTCCGCGTGCTGTTGCGTGCTACCCGTGCGTGGGCAAAAGCACGCCAAATACACGGCAATGCGTGGGGTTTTGTCGGCAACTTTTCCATCGCCTTGCTGACTGCTTGGAGCTGTGCAAATTATCCACAAAATGTTGAGGATGCAGGAATTGAAAGGCTGCTACAACATTTTTTCCAGGCGCTAGCCGAACACGATTGGAGCTATCCCATCGCGCTGACTGAAGCTGGCAGACATTACAACGTGCGCCTTCCCCGCGACTGGATGCCTATAGTTACTTCAATTGAGCCATGTCAAAACAGTGCGCGAAATGTGTCGCGTTCGACAGCAGAGATTTTGCGCCGTGAATTCGTTCGCGGTGCGGAGATTGTAGAGCGGGCTTTAGCTGGCGAAATCGGTTGGGAAATGCTGTTTGAGTCAGCAGATCTCAAGGCGCAATCAAGCCTGTTTTTAGTGCTGAGTGCGACAATTGAAGACAGCGATCGCTCTTTATCCGCCTGCGGTTGGCTGGAAGGACGCATAATTGGATTGGCCATTAATTTGGAACAGCAAATTGATGTTTGCGTAAGACCTTGGCCGGGAATAAGGAAGGATCAAAATAAAATTAGCGCGATACTGGGTTTGGAGCTTCCTAAAGATTGCGATCGCGTTTCATGGCTCGAAGCCAATGGCGCTGTAATACAACTTCTTGCCCAAAACTTTGTAAGTCAGTTCAACAATTCCTTTGCCGATTCTAATAGCATTGCTTTGGTTAGCCTGCTGTGCGATCGCCAAGATTTTGGCCAACTTTACCCCAATTTATGA